Proteins encoded within one genomic window of Caldilineales bacterium:
- a CDS encoding nucleotidyltransferase domain-containing protein, with translation MDDSNDRQIAYHLADDRAELSGLAEPSVAFGDFNLTLAVAAQCRAALQRFYGPRLKRVILFGSSARGQANSESDIDLLVLLARPFDYLKELRRIVDLLYPIQLGSERLISALPAEIDEYERGTQQLYRNIQQDGQVV, from the coding sequence CCTATCATCTCGCTGATGATCGAGCCGAACTGAGCGGGTTGGCCGAACCGTCGGTTGCGTTTGGTGATTTCAACCTGACGCTGGCTGTTGCTGCGCAATGCCGTGCCGCACTGCAACGCTTCTACGGGCCGCGCCTGAAAAGGGTCATCTTGTTCGGATCATCGGCGCGAGGCCAGGCAAATTCAGAGAGCGACATCGACCTGCTCGTTTTGCTGGCGAGGCCTTTCGATTACCTCAAGGAACTGCGCCGCATCGTTGATTTGTTATATCCGATTCAATTAGGTTCAGAACGACTGATATCGGCGTTGCCGGCGGAAATCGACGAATACGAACGGGGTACACAGCAACTTTATCGCAATATCCAGCAAGATGGGCAGGTGGTATGA
- a CDS encoding HEPN domain-containing protein, with amino-acid sequence MRDERAEEIAVYLERAQTSLRAARTLVWSGYSDYAASRAYYAAFYAATAVLVKEGLAFSKHSGVVAAIHQRFVKTGGLDAKHGRNLNWLFGLRTIGDYGGATHVSTEDAEAAIEAAQEFCEAVRQLIDG; translated from the coding sequence ATGAGGGACGAGCGAGCTGAGGAAATCGCCGTCTATCTGGAGCGAGCGCAAACGTCGTTACGGGCAGCGCGAACGTTGGTTTGGAGTGGGTATTCGGACTACGCCGCCTCTAGAGCATACTACGCCGCGTTCTACGCTGCTACCGCTGTACTCGTGAAAGAGGGATTGGCCTTCAGCAAACACAGCGGCGTTGTGGCCGCCATCCATCAACGCTTTGTAAAGACGGGAGGATTGGACGCAAAGCATGGCAGGAATCTCAACTGGCTTTTCGGCTTACGGACTATCGGCGACTATGGCGGCGCTACGCATGTCTCGACCGAAGATGCAGAAGCCGCTATCGAGGCGGCTCAGGAGTTCTGCGAAGCGGTGAGGCAGCTCATCGACGGCTGA